A genomic stretch from Kovacikia minuta CCNUW1 includes:
- a CDS encoding alpha/beta hydrolase, translating to MVAQLNSPAVKILEVADDPRLSREVKAFLKELNSGGVALETLPAIEARQVLVDAQASVQVDLSGIEESEKTITADGYTITLNIVRPEGVKGILPVFIFIHGGGWVLGDYPTHKRMVRDLVVLSGFAGVFVNYTRTPDAQYPQAINEIYAATKWVAEHGEEIGVDGKNLAVVGNSVGGNMTAVTALQAKAKGGPHIKLQIMMWPIVDASFETDSYYQFGDKRFLTTPLMKWMYDMYIPDPAKRQDIYASPLQATLEQLQGLPPALIQVAESDILRDGGEAYGRKLDEAGVTVTTVRYNGMIHDFGLLNGLAEVPAVRSLFVQAAAELKKYLQ from the coding sequence ATGGTTGCTCAATTAAACTCGCCAGCAGTGAAAATTTTGGAAGTTGCCGATGATCCCCGTCTTTCCAGAGAAGTGAAGGCATTTTTGAAAGAGCTGAATTCAGGGGGGGTGGCATTAGAGACACTCCCTGCGATTGAAGCGCGTCAAGTTCTTGTCGATGCACAGGCTTCCGTTCAAGTGGATCTTTCCGGGATTGAAGAGTCTGAGAAGACAATTACGGCTGACGGTTACACGATTACGCTCAACATTGTGCGACCGGAAGGGGTCAAAGGCATATTGCCTGTTTTCATCTTTATTCATGGTGGTGGTTGGGTTCTGGGTGATTATCCCACCCACAAGCGCATGGTTCGCGATCTGGTTGTGCTCTCAGGGTTTGCAGGGGTCTTTGTCAACTACACGCGCACGCCCGATGCCCAATATCCTCAGGCGATTAATGAAATCTATGCGGCGACAAAATGGGTTGCCGAGCATGGTGAAGAGATCGGTGTGGATGGCAAAAACCTGGCAGTGGTTGGCAACAGTGTTGGCGGAAATATGACCGCAGTCACTGCTTTGCAAGCGAAAGCGAAAGGGGGACCACACATTAAGCTACAAATTATGATGTGGCCGATCGTAGATGCTAGTTTTGAAACGGATTCTTATTATCAATTTGGTGATAAGCGGTTCCTAACTACACCGTTGATGAAGTGGATGTATGACATGTACATCCCTGACCCAGCAAAGCGCCAGGACATCTATGCTTCTCCCTTACAGGCAACGCTTGAGCAACTGCAAGGTTTGCCTCCGGCGCTGATTCAGGTTGCCGAAAGCGATATTCTGCGGGATGGTGGCGAAGCCTATGGACGCAAGCTGGATGAAGCTGGGGTAACCGTGACAACCGTGCGTTACAACGGCATGATTCATGACTTTGGGCTGCTCAATGGTTTAGCCGAAGTTCCGGCAGTGCGATCGCTGTTTGTCCAGGCGGCGGCTGAATTGAAGAAATATCTGCAATAA
- a CDS encoding patatin-like phospholipase family protein, with amino-acid sequence MTKWNPSNVFAQNEALRLTNVEKALIQRKLPQAEDGNFYADAVFEGGGVKGTAFLGALRCFDDAGVKFRKVAGTSAGAITAAMLAADFSLDELEEIIGQLDYMSDLLSKKTSPFILNGSPHDDLKHPIPMLVNLLLVGQQGQYSSKPFLHWLQKNIDSKIPSFKSFNHSAGVPWYRQRELRVVISDISQGAMRVLPTDLNQYGESPDTFNVAEAVRLSMSIPFFFEPGKLGESMIVDGGILSNFPLWIYDAPERQRPKCPTFGFQLVEKPESTKPIKSPIDLFMGMLNTMQAASDRRYLATNEQARVIRIGTMGVATTQFNLTNDEKSSLYKEGYEKAKTFLLQQWSWEAHLAARGFAKTEAAPELLAA; translated from the coding sequence ATGACTAAATGGAATCCGTCTAATGTCTTTGCTCAAAACGAAGCCCTTCGTCTCACGAATGTTGAGAAAGCACTTATCCAACGAAAACTGCCTCAAGCCGAAGACGGCAACTTTTATGCAGATGCGGTGTTTGAAGGCGGTGGTGTTAAGGGAACGGCATTCTTAGGAGCGCTGCGCTGCTTTGATGATGCCGGTGTGAAGTTCCGGAAGGTCGCAGGCACCTCAGCAGGGGCAATTACGGCAGCAATGCTTGCAGCAGATTTCTCCCTGGACGAACTGGAGGAGATTATTGGTCAACTGGACTATATGAGCGACCTGCTCAGCAAAAAAACAAGTCCATTTATTCTGAATGGCTCTCCCCATGATGATTTGAAGCATCCCATTCCGATGTTGGTCAACCTGCTACTGGTTGGTCAGCAGGGGCAGTATTCATCAAAACCATTTCTGCACTGGTTGCAAAAGAACATCGACTCAAAAATCCCTTCGTTTAAGTCTTTCAACCATTCCGCTGGAGTTCCCTGGTATCGCCAGCGAGAGTTACGGGTGGTCATCTCAGATATCAGCCAGGGAGCAATGCGCGTGTTACCCACGGATCTGAACCAATACGGTGAGTCTCCTGATACATTTAATGTGGCAGAAGCGGTACGGTTATCGATGAGTATTCCGTTCTTCTTTGAGCCTGGAAAGTTGGGCGAATCAATGATTGTAGATGGTGGCATTTTGAGTAATTTCCCATTATGGATTTATGATGCCCCAGAGCGTCAGCGTCCCAAGTGCCCGACTTTTGGATTCCAACTGGTAGAAAAACCTGAGTCTACCAAACCCATTAAAAGCCCCATTGATCTCTTTATGGGTATGCTCAACACGATGCAGGCCGCCTCAGACCGCCGCTATCTAGCCACAAATGAACAGGCTCGGGTGATTAGAATTGGCACCATGGGGGTTGCAACTACTCAGTTCAACTTGACCAATGACGAGAAGAGTTCCCTTTACAAAGAGGGCTATGAAAAAGCCAAGACATTTTTGCTACAGCAGTGGAGCTGGGAAGCTCATTTAGCAGCTCGTGGTTTTGCGAAGACGGAAGCAGCCCCTGAACTGCTTGCGGCTTAA
- a CDS encoding response regulator transcription factor: MSSPELSGRELAVLRVIAQGISNIDIATALIISESTVESHRNRLLSKLGVSDPCGICKAARVQAVIVAVKRRLVSL, translated from the coding sequence ATGAGCAGCCCAGAACTGAGTGGGCGAGAATTAGCAGTGCTGCGTGTGATAGCACAGGGAATCAGTAATATAGACATTGCAACGGCTTTAATAATTAGCGAAAGTACCGTCGAATCTCATAGGAATCGGCTTTTGAGCAAATTGGGTGTGAGCGACCCTTGCGGTATCTGCAAAGCAGCGCGCGTTCAAGCGGTGATTGTTGCCGTTAAGCGCAGACTTGTCAGCCTGTAG
- a CDS encoding DUF6130 family protein codes for MSNYTTSAKDIIGPSPLIAIVNEAPARLIVDPPLPEPLAQGRVFIQYRTENLRVLPVFGKGALDVSPRVGHIHITVDDAPWHFVDTSGETIILVGLKPGLHKVLIELADPTHKVITSETVTFTVPDLK; via the coding sequence ATGAGCAATTACACCACAAGTGCCAAGGACATCATCGGTCCATCACCGTTGATTGCGATCGTAAACGAGGCACCCGCCAGGCTGATTGTCGATCCGCCGCTTCCCGAACCCCTGGCTCAAGGTCGTGTTTTCATCCAGTATCGGACGGAGAACCTGCGAGTATTGCCTGTGTTTGGTAAAGGTGCCCTTGATGTATCGCCGCGCGTTGGGCATATCCACATCACCGTTGATGACGCGCCCTGGCACTTTGTTGATACCAGCGGCGAAACGATCATTCTGGTCGGTCTGAAGCCTGGTTTACACAAGGTGTTAATTGAACTAGCCGATCCCACACACAAAGTCATCACCAGCGAAACAGTAACGTTCACAGTGCCCGATCTGAAGTGA
- a CDS encoding SDR family oxidoreductase yields the protein MSKLDGKIALVTGGTSGIGLATVKQFVAEGAHVFITGRRQPELDAAVKEIGKNVTGVQSDVSNLADLDRLFATIKQERGHLDVIFANAGVGEIAPLGAITEEHFDKTFNINVKGVLFTVQKALPLLPDGASIILNASITSIKGTPAFSVYSATKAAVRSFARNWILDLKERKIRVNAISPGVVPTPGYGHLGLNDQQLQEFIDSQAVTIPLGRVGTPDEIAKAVVFLASDDSSFVNGIELFVDGGMAQI from the coding sequence ATGTCTAAACTCGATGGAAAAATTGCGCTTGTGACGGGCGGCACCAGTGGTATTGGTCTTGCTACTGTGAAGCAATTTGTCGCTGAAGGAGCGCATGTCTTTATTACAGGTCGTCGTCAGCCTGAACTGGATGCTGCGGTAAAAGAAATTGGCAAAAATGTCACGGGTGTGCAGAGCGATGTTTCTAATTTGGCAGACCTCGATCGCCTGTTCGCGACCATCAAACAAGAGCGAGGGCATCTCGATGTAATCTTTGCTAATGCAGGCGTGGGTGAAATTGCCCCCCTCGGAGCCATCACTGAAGAACACTTTGACAAAACCTTCAACATTAATGTCAAAGGTGTGTTGTTTACCGTGCAAAAGGCGTTGCCGTTGCTGCCTGATGGTGCTTCTATTATTCTGAATGCCTCGATTACTTCCATTAAGGGCACTCCCGCTTTTAGCGTTTACAGCGCCACTAAAGCTGCTGTGCGATCGTTTGCCCGTAATTGGATACTCGACCTTAAAGAACGCAAAATTCGGGTGAATGCCATCAGTCCTGGCGTGGTGCCAACGCCTGGTTATGGTCACTTGGGGCTAAATGATCAGCAGTTGCAGGAATTTATAGATAGTCAGGCCGTTACCATCCCGCTAGGGCGAGTGGGCACACCGGATGAAATCGCCAAAGCCGTTGTCTTTCTCGCGTCAGATGACAGCAGCTTTGTGAATGGCATTGAATTATTCGTTGATGGCGGGATGGCACAGATTTGA
- a CDS encoding class I fructose-bisphosphate aldolase gives MYERELAATAKAMVAPSKGLLAADESYSTANKRFEKLGIPTTAEMRQAYRELLFTTPGIGDFLSGVILFDETIRQSTQDGTPFTKVLLDAGIIPGIKLDAGAEALAKAPGETVTQGLDGLRDRIAEYYKMGARFAKWRAVIKIGDNMPSDRCLKTNAHALARYAALCQEGGLVPIVEPEVLMDGDHTLERSYAVHHEVLKTVFDELYIQGVEPDQMILKPSMVISGEKSPQQASVEDVARWTVKCLLERVPAAIPGCAFLSGGQSGELATAHLNAMHVLFKDQLPWQLTFSYSRALQQSAMQIWNGQDANVAAAQKEFYHRAKLNSAAALGQYQPEMEKIA, from the coding sequence ATGTACGAACGAGAGTTAGCAGCGACCGCCAAAGCAATGGTTGCTCCAAGTAAGGGACTTTTGGCGGCAGACGAGAGCTACAGCACAGCGAATAAGCGGTTTGAAAAGTTAGGTATTCCCACGACCGCAGAAATGCGTCAGGCATATCGTGAACTGCTATTTACAACTCCTGGGATTGGTGACTTCCTGAGTGGCGTGATTTTGTTTGATGAAACTATTCGCCAATCGACTCAAGACGGCACTCCGTTCACTAAAGTTTTGCTTGACGCTGGCATTATCCCCGGCATCAAGCTAGATGCAGGTGCAGAAGCCTTAGCCAAAGCACCGGGTGAAACGGTGACGCAGGGATTGGATGGCTTGCGCGATCGCATTGCGGAGTACTACAAAATGGGTGCCCGTTTTGCCAAGTGGCGGGCTGTAATCAAGATTGGGGACAATATGCCCTCCGATCGCTGTCTCAAGACCAATGCCCATGCCCTTGCTCGTTATGCGGCCTTGTGTCAGGAGGGCGGATTGGTGCCGATTGTCGAACCCGAAGTGCTAATGGATGGTGACCATACATTGGAGCGCAGCTATGCGGTGCATCATGAAGTTCTCAAAACGGTGTTTGATGAACTTTACATTCAGGGTGTAGAACCCGATCAGATGATCCTTAAGCCCAGCATGGTAATTTCGGGCGAAAAAAGCCCCCAGCAGGCAAGTGTGGAAGACGTGGCGCGATGGACGGTGAAATGTCTGCTAGAGCGGGTTCCGGCGGCTATTCCCGGTTGCGCTTTTCTCTCCGGTGGACAATCGGGTGAACTTGCGACTGCCCATCTCAATGCGATGCATGTTCTATTTAAAGACCAACTACCGTGGCAACTGACATTCTCCTACAGTCGAGCGCTCCAGCAATCCGCAATGCAAATCTGGAATGGACAGGACGCGAATGTTGCGGCGGCCCAAAAAGAGTTCTATCATCGGGCCAAACTCAACAGCGCTGCCGCGTTAGGACAGTATCAACCTGAAATGGAGAAAATAGCATGA
- a CDS encoding Dps family protein: MTNVDQSQPLLHQHGYEIQQFGTLRDLPIALNPKVRNESCALINQILADTIVLYHLYKKHHWLMRGHTFYQLHLLLDKHASEQIELIDTLGERVQTLGGVAIADPRHVAEVTKIQRPPNGVEEVPVMLSRLLEAHELIIQELRVAIDKTATSQDSGTNDLLVSQALRLHETQVWFLAEHLVDTPLVRS; the protein is encoded by the coding sequence ATGACTAACGTTGATCAGAGTCAACCCTTATTGCATCAACACGGCTATGAAATTCAGCAGTTCGGTACTCTGCGTGATTTACCGATTGCCCTCAATCCTAAAGTCCGTAACGAAAGTTGTGCTTTAATCAATCAGATCCTGGCGGATACGATTGTTCTTTATCATCTCTATAAGAAACATCATTGGTTGATGCGAGGACACACGTTTTATCAACTGCATCTACTACTCGACAAACACGCCAGTGAGCAGATTGAGTTAATTGATACATTAGGTGAACGAGTACAAACTCTAGGAGGTGTAGCGATCGCTGATCCACGTCATGTGGCAGAAGTCACCAAAATTCAGCGTCCGCCTAATGGAGTGGAAGAAGTTCCCGTGATGTTGTCACGGTTGCTAGAGGCGCACGAGTTGATTATTCAGGAATTGAGAGTGGCGATCGACAAAACCGCAACGAGCCAAGATAGCGGCACCAATGATTTGTTAGTGAGTCAAGCATTGCGGCTCCATGAAACACAAGTTTGGTTTCTGGCAGAACATTTGGTAGATACACCGTTGGTACGCAGTTAA
- a CDS encoding glucose 1-dehydrogenase, with protein sequence MKKLEGKIAVVTGASKGIGASIAKHLAAEGAAVVVNYASSKEGADRVVDEITSAGGKAIAVQANVSKKAEIEQLFAETQRTFGKLDILVNNAGIYELLPLETITEEHFHKHFDLNVLGLILAFQQAVKHFGSEGGSIINISSIVSTLTPPNGLVYNATKAAVDAVTKTLAKELGSRQIRVNSINPGMVETEGTHTAGIIESEGRQQIAAHTPLGRIGQPQDIAPAVVFLASTDSGWITGETLTIAGGLR encoded by the coding sequence ATGAAGAAGCTAGAAGGAAAAATTGCTGTTGTGACGGGTGCATCTAAGGGCATCGGTGCCTCAATCGCCAAACATCTCGCGGCGGAAGGGGCAGCCGTTGTGGTTAACTATGCCTCCAGCAAAGAAGGAGCCGATCGCGTGGTGGATGAAATTACCAGCGCAGGCGGTAAGGCGATTGCAGTACAGGCAAATGTGTCTAAAAAAGCAGAGATCGAACAGCTGTTTGCAGAGACACAGCGAACATTTGGCAAGCTAGACATCCTGGTCAATAATGCTGGCATTTACGAATTACTGCCACTGGAAACCATTACGGAAGAGCATTTTCATAAACATTTTGATCTTAATGTGCTGGGCTTAATTCTCGCCTTCCAACAAGCCGTCAAGCACTTCGGATCGGAGGGCGGCAGCATTATTAATATCAGTTCGATCGTGAGTACCCTGACACCTCCGAATGGCTTAGTCTACAACGCGACCAAAGCGGCAGTCGATGCCGTCACAAAGACGCTTGCCAAAGAGTTGGGTTCCCGGCAGATCCGGGTTAACTCTATCAATCCTGGCATGGTGGAAACGGAAGGCACCCACACCGCAGGCATAATCGAGAGTGAAGGTCGCCAACAAATTGCAGCGCACACGCCTCTAGGCCGCATTGGTCAACCGCAGGATATCGCTCCTGCTGTTGTCTTCCTGGCATCCACCGATTCCGGCTGGATTACGGGTGAAACGCTAACCATTGCGGGTGGTCTGCGTTGA
- a CDS encoding alpha/beta fold hydrolase, with amino-acid sequence MNRLTFKNGIRLLLIAILFLGTITITSLGTIMNPASAQANKPTIVLVHGAFAESSSWNGVLTKLITKGYPTVAVANPLRGVKSDADYVASALEDIKGPIVLVAHSYGGSVITNAVNGNKNVKALVYVAGFAPEAGETAGELSGRYPGSTLTPTLAPPVVLPDGGKDLYIQQSKFHAQFAADLPASDAELMASTQRPIVEAAFSEASGAPAWKSIPSWFIYGERDLNIPAAVHAFMAKRANSKETIAVKGASHVVMISHADAVAKLIDRAATAS; translated from the coding sequence ATGAATAGGCTCACTTTCAAGAATGGCATCCGTCTGCTGCTGATTGCCATCCTGTTTTTAGGAACCATTACAATCACTTCTCTAGGAACCATCATGAATCCTGCCAGCGCCCAGGCAAATAAGCCCACGATCGTCCTTGTCCACGGCGCGTTTGCCGAGTCTTCCAGTTGGAATGGGGTATTGACCAAGCTGATCACAAAAGGGTATCCAACGGTTGCTGTGGCGAATCCCCTGCGTGGGGTGAAGAGCGATGCGGACTATGTGGCTAGTGCCCTTGAAGACATTAAGGGTCCGATCGTGCTGGTGGCACATTCTTATGGAGGCTCGGTTATTACCAATGCGGTCAACGGAAACAAAAATGTAAAAGCACTGGTCTACGTGGCTGGCTTCGCTCCTGAAGCAGGCGAGACTGCCGGCGAACTTTCTGGACGGTATCCAGGTAGCACGCTTACACCTACCCTCGCACCGCCGGTTGTGCTGCCCGATGGTGGCAAAGACCTGTATATTCAGCAGAGCAAGTTTCACGCCCAGTTTGCTGCGGATTTGCCCGCTAGCGACGCGGAATTGATGGCTAGTACCCAGCGTCCGATTGTGGAAGCCGCGTTTAGTGAAGCCTCTGGTGCGCCTGCATGGAAATCTATTCCGTCCTGGTTCATTTATGGTGAGCGCGATTTGAACATTCCAGCGGCGGTGCATGCTTTCATGGCAAAGCGGGCTAATTCAAAGGAGACCATTGCTGTAAAGGGCGCATCCCATGTCGTGATGATTTCCCATGCTGATGCCGTTGCCAAGCTAATTGATCGTGCTGCAACTGCGTCATAG
- a CDS encoding DUF2808 domain-containing protein codes for MATLAVSATQCAATVSLQSVVHASTKYELITQQVETQTAQPQTSQLEPPVETISINQAGQSFFSHPPQLIRSMATQAGAYTPSTYEFTLTVPKDAGQPLKAVKVVQAQNVETIKFDVGRSKAFVGDRLTASSEIRLASVGGEKPANPGEVTIVFDQPVQPGSTVTVALAAQRNPNWGGVYLFGVTAYPAGENGLGQFLGYGRINFYGNSN; via the coding sequence TTGGCGACCCTTGCGGTATCTGCAACGCAGTGCGCTGCCACCGTTTCTTTGCAATCAGTTGTTCACGCTTCAACCAAATACGAGTTGATCACCCAACAGGTTGAGACACAAACAGCTCAGCCCCAAACATCCCAGCTTGAACCACCAGTCGAAACTATTTCTATTAATCAGGCAGGGCAATCCTTTTTTAGTCATCCTCCCCAATTAATTCGATCGATGGCAACTCAGGCTGGAGCATACACGCCTTCTACCTATGAATTTACGCTGACTGTGCCCAAAGATGCCGGACAACCGTTGAAAGCGGTGAAAGTTGTTCAGGCTCAGAATGTGGAAACCATCAAGTTTGATGTTGGTCGTAGCAAAGCGTTTGTTGGCGATCGACTGACAGCCAGTTCTGAAATTCGGTTAGCTAGCGTTGGTGGTGAGAAACCCGCCAATCCAGGTGAAGTGACGATCGTGTTTGATCAACCTGTGCAACCTGGTAGCACCGTTACAGTTGCACTTGCAGCCCAACGCAATCCAAATTGGGGTGGCGTTTACCTGTTTGGTGTGACCGCTTATCCAGCAGGAGAGAATGGGCTGGGTCAGTTCTTAGGTTATGGACGCATCAATTTTTACGGCAACTCAAATTGA
- a CDS encoding DUF302 domain-containing protein, with the protein MTETNGVISQSSPYAVNETIDRLVTVLQAKSITIFARIDQQMEAEKVGLSLRPTQLLLFGSPKAGTPLMVAEPTIALDLPLKIVAWEATDGTVWLSFNDPNYIKQRYALPDNLLKNIDVIDALIHQALL; encoded by the coding sequence ATGACTGAAACTAATGGCGTTATCAGCCAATCCAGCCCTTATGCAGTGAATGAAACTATCGATCGCTTAGTCACCGTTCTTCAAGCGAAAAGCATCACCATTTTTGCCCGCATTGATCAACAAATGGAAGCTGAAAAAGTCGGACTCAGCCTGCGTCCAACGCAATTATTATTATTTGGTAGTCCAAAAGCCGGAACCCCGCTGATGGTGGCAGAACCGACGATCGCCCTGGATTTACCGTTGAAAATAGTAGCATGGGAAGCGACTGACGGAACAGTGTGGTTAAGTTTCAACGATCCTAACTACATAAAACAGCGATACGCTCTCCCCGATAATTTGCTTAAGAACATTGATGTCATCGACGCATTAATTCATCAAGCACTTCTCTGA
- a CDS encoding cupin domain-containing protein → MTQTLWLFGTRLTIVADHTTTGGQYDLIEGYFPPGAQTPLHRHTRYSEQLYVLEGEYTVWAGENKVVLSPGDSYLISPGTPHVVAVLGDKPARGLVVAAPSAFARLIEATGTMDETEPTDMALFEHISAEIGDEFLGPPGTLPSA, encoded by the coding sequence ATGACACAGACCCTCTGGTTATTTGGCACTCGTCTTACCATCGTTGCGGATCACACTACAACCGGAGGGCAGTACGATCTCATTGAGGGCTATTTCCCACCTGGCGCACAAACTCCTCTCCATCGCCACACACGCTATTCCGAACAACTCTACGTGTTGGAAGGGGAGTATACGGTTTGGGCGGGCGAGAACAAGGTGGTGCTAAGCCCTGGTGACAGTTATCTAATTTCTCCAGGCACCCCGCATGTAGTGGCTGTGCTTGGCGATAAGCCAGCCCGTGGGTTGGTTGTTGCTGCTCCCAGTGCCTTTGCTCGGTTGATTGAAGCTACAGGGACAATGGATGAGACAGAACCAACGGACATGGCGCTGTTTGAACACATTTCTGCTGAGATCGGTGACGAATTTCTGGGTCCTCCCGGAACGTTACCCTCTGCATGA
- a CDS encoding alpha/beta fold hydrolase: protein MITFRTVSIDGLDIFYREAGSRDNPTILLLHGFPTSSHMFRNLISALADKFHLVAPDYPGYGNSSMPTVNEFDYTFDHLAEIVEKFIAAIDLKKYSLYVMDYGAPIGYRIAAKYPERVQTLIVQNGNAYEEGLREFWEPIKAYWQDKSPENAAKLEYLVTLEATKWQYTNGVRNLEAISPDTWTIDQHFLDRPNNGEIQLALLHSYGTNPPLYPQWQEYFRQYQPPTLIVWGKNDYIFPAEGAYPYQRDLKDVEFHLLDTGHFALEEDGDAIANYIGQFLASRLQPVPA, encoded by the coding sequence ATGATTACATTTCGCACGGTTTCGATCGATGGTTTAGATATCTTCTACCGTGAAGCAGGTTCTCGTGATAATCCAACCATTCTGCTTCTGCATGGCTTTCCAACGTCCTCTCACATGTTTCGCAATTTGATCTCCGCGCTGGCTGATAAATTCCATCTTGTGGCTCCCGATTATCCAGGTTATGGCAACAGCTCCATGCCAACGGTGAATGAGTTTGATTACACCTTTGATCACCTGGCTGAGATTGTGGAGAAATTCATTGCTGCAATCGATCTCAAGAAGTACAGCCTCTATGTGATGGATTACGGCGCACCGATTGGCTATCGCATTGCTGCTAAATATCCAGAGCGCGTGCAAACTCTGATTGTGCAAAATGGTAATGCTTACGAGGAAGGATTGCGCGAGTTCTGGGAACCGATTAAGGCATACTGGCAAGACAAGTCACCTGAGAATGCTGCAAAGCTTGAATACTTAGTCACTTTAGAAGCAACAAAGTGGCAATATACCAATGGCGTTCGCAATCTGGAAGCGATCAGCCCCGATACCTGGACGATCGATCAACATTTCCTCGATCGTCCTAATAACGGTGAGATTCAACTCGCTCTGCTGCATAGTTATGGCACCAATCCACCGCTCTACCCCCAGTGGCAGGAATATTTTCGCCAGTATCAACCACCGACCCTGATTGTGTGGGGTAAGAATGACTACATCTTTCCTGCTGAGGGTGCTTATCCCTATCAGCGCGACTTGAAAGACGTTGAATTCCATCTACTCGATACCGGACATTTTGCGCTGGAAGAAGATGGCGATGCGATCGCAAACTACATCGGTCAATTTCTTGCATCACGACTACAACCTGTTCCTGCTTAA
- a CDS encoding mercuric reductase: MDTEYYDDIIIGGGKAGKTLAPALVAAGRKTALVERSLTMIGGGCINIACIPTKTMVASAEVAHTVRNSAAYGIKTSLPTVNLAEVIQRKRSVVLSAREMNLHNLEAALGKDLIIGTAQFVDSKTIEVVTPDGNIRLLSAERLFINTGTRPLIPPIPGLKESGFLTSESIMELEELPEHLIILGSGYIGLEFAQMFRRFGSRVTVIGQSEHILSQQDPDMAIAVQTLLEREGIEFLLKTKVLGVEHVGNTTKLWMQIADQTIELQGTHVLLAVGRAPTTDVLNLAAAGVVTDAGGFIPVSDRLETNVPNIWALGDINGGPQYTHIALDDYRIIKANLIDGGNRSRLDRLVPSCLFIDPELAQVGLTETAAQQRGYTIRVAKMDASAIPRARTSGQTDGLLKAIVDSETGQILGCSLLCHAAGEMISTVQMVMQAQIPYTVLRDGVLTHPTMTEGLNLLFAKLLTQQPLFIQI; this comes from the coding sequence ATGGACACTGAATACTACGATGATATTATTATCGGCGGCGGTAAAGCGGGTAAAACACTGGCACCTGCGTTGGTTGCGGCTGGACGTAAAACCGCTCTGGTGGAACGCAGTTTAACGATGATTGGGGGTGGATGTATCAACATCGCTTGCATTCCTACCAAAACGATGGTTGCAAGTGCGGAGGTTGCTCATACAGTCCGAAACAGTGCTGCTTACGGCATTAAGACCAGTTTACCTACCGTTAACTTGGCAGAAGTGATTCAACGCAAGCGATCGGTAGTGTTATCTGCGCGTGAGATGAATTTGCACAATTTAGAAGCAGCTTTGGGCAAAGATTTGATCATTGGCACAGCACAATTTGTTGATTCTAAAACGATCGAGGTTGTCACACCGGATGGTAATATCCGACTACTCAGTGCAGAACGCTTGTTTATCAACACAGGAACGCGACCGTTGATTCCGCCTATACCCGGACTCAAGGAAAGTGGGTTTCTAACGAGTGAGTCGATCATGGAGCTAGAGGAGTTACCTGAGCATCTGATCATACTCGGCAGTGGCTACATCGGTTTGGAGTTTGCTCAGATGTTTCGGCGCTTTGGATCTCGCGTTACCGTGATTGGGCAGAGTGAGCACATTCTATCGCAGCAAGATCCAGACATGGCGATCGCGGTTCAAACGCTGCTAGAACGAGAGGGAATTGAATTCCTGCTGAAGACAAAGGTATTGGGCGTTGAGCACGTTGGTAATACAACTAAACTTTGGATGCAAATTGCCGATCAAACAATAGAACTTCAAGGGACGCATGTGCTGCTCGCCGTGGGTCGTGCGCCAACCACCGATGTTTTGAATCTAGCCGCTGCGGGTGTGGTAACAGATGCAGGTGGATTCATTCCAGTCAGCGATCGCCTGGAAACTAATGTTCCGAATATTTGGGCATTGGGCGACATCAATGGGGGACCGCAATATACTCATATCGCGTTGGATGATTACCGGATTATCAAAGCGAATTTAATTGATGGAGGTAACCGTAGCAGACTCGATCGTTTAGTTCCATCTTGTCTGTTCATTGATCCAGAACTGGCGCAAGTCGGTCTGACCGAAACCGCAGCCCAGCAACGAGGATATACGATTCGTGTCGCAAAAATGGATGCCTCAGCGATTCCCAGAGCGAGAACTTCGGGTCAAACCGATGGACTGCTGAAGGCGATCGTGGATAGTGAGACAGGACAAATTCTCGGTTGTTCTCTCTTGTGCCATGCCGCAGGTGAAATGATTTCGACAGTACAGATGGTGATGCAAGCGCAGATACCCTACACTGTTCTGCGCGATGGGGTGTTGACGCATCCCACGATGACGGAAGGGTTAAATCTGCTGTTCGCAAAGCTATTAACCCAGCAACCTTTGTTCATACAGATTTAG